The following coding sequences are from one Eriocheir sinensis breed Jianghai 21 chromosome 13, ASM2467909v1, whole genome shotgun sequence window:
- the LOC126998170 gene encoding protein disabled-like isoform X7, whose protein sequence is MPVTPKPHPLQSAILSWVDKVKSWPRKVVYELKKKEIEKARSQLEEGREKGEFKESSLSGLFGTNGDSGIVSASLTSGAGGAIADLLDLQSELSSLQKGLSELSQQRAQQNQKESEKSDPFGDSFKPLFPPSDTTKPRITASTAPTPAPLAPPPISGRTRHDSHHSQSSQQAGATASGGGDQKSSSQDFAKFPVTFPDSTSPPPAQSETPRPSSEAGDNQDRYAAFKEFRTAPGGSFNDVSDPNLCEAQGGDGSGGEGSGGASSLQQSDEFDAQWSKASFSEDGAASSREPHYDVFTDLDPLGTGKNRPYVDKRDFFSEMRKPVRRVLREMGDGEVSIPCSPKTQPGIIPPEVSALVSSTSLYATTPRSIDMIAAKRVSSANITPVHSTSITSHSFTESFSPPDSFGQEDFHFHHGSEKDFYEASQFPSSGFADFPAFPSDSPKSQRSEMSSSIPDEPPPPLPCGPLTVALPPESFRDSPPPFSPPPVPRPTSRRASGPGSPQLSLTHRSPITHNRSKLFLAATTSQSPKTLPRSHKFKKQGSFENEWEIVDMEHQRGYASGDLTPPTPPEVLSEGGLSPRPRPRSHLSKQLSASSATLSLRPQQRGRLSEVEQFSSPELESRPFPVDELSLSCEEAPKPPPRPAHIEPPPLPPKRQPTHVTLRPPPRPPPTADAHYNYINEYDSSPEEGTTPPIPIPARKPRYSHSSSQPAFIPSRSTKPTHPDNFQFPKPSVSPTHEASGAVPKTSRESTPSKLSTPGKSPKLIQKPPSVDLANTSLDQLAATLDVPVEQLARMTVVELAACLAQQQLRQGDKESMSFDEAQTQPQTQVHKPPEKPARRSRGPSREQSKERFAFSEDEMFAEFDAQFPKSPVEPPEFSTGGPVTHAVGAPVSEDRYAVFRELTVVTKQKSVFDENFLTPQNSMEEEVSEVSSGTFKANFDSDMRHDSLEHKSSLSDDGDAVELEKDKDWHPPNHDLECVTVFRSPEISEYDNFEPPFDAKFDDDFSAATMSEKSLTPVNSPSHLQQPHPRPHLHHTDVQKSPFTDDFSTMGHAAGTSSLQSSGRRTRPESETSFASFDDNFVPSTSEADKFSSFQEVTNEETSLDGSLKSPFTDHFSDPKRMEQADDNGFGAGFDDPFTSVEPKQRSSSRGSTEAPARFPVESSLQPPTDTLGGKRKSPFDDDFTNRGDRYEVLKEVESEREPSLEGEVSRLTKQGDARSSPFDDSWHGSQRNTPYDDQKSIGSLHSIHEEHKNIPHESPFDDDFSQDSRKASIDHGRLSRSGSEHRKSPFGDNFTPPTSARPHRSRGPSRLSVGSEGSDIRHSPFEDNFSSIIGSVAEEVNFDSAFTSFPTESEESDPFSVRLSQTQTEEKATEGELQFADFENAFQKAEAEASVAAEQQQQARSSSVSQHTPGRSPELTDDPALEDVFPDDEQEFKITARFTAPATLPAPADMKKSNSVNIFRRNSDPFADDFFSDEKEAEAAAAAAAAAAGKGGEGDPFWEEPFDKFSFPKDQ, encoded by the coding sequence GAGAGCGAGAAGAGCGACCCATTCGGCGACTCCTTCAagcctctcttccccccttccgaCACCACCAAGCCCCGCATCACCGCCAGCAcggcccccacccccgccccgctggcccctccccccatctctggCCGTACCCGACACGACTCCCACCACTCCCAGTCCTCGCAGCAGGCTGGGGCAACGGCAAGTGGTGGCGGTGACCAGAAATCGTCGAGCCAAGATTTCGCCAAGTTCCCCGTGACGTTCCCTGATAGTACGTCCCCCCCACCCGCTCAAAGTGAAACCCCAAGGCCATCGTCAGAGGCCGGGGACAACCAGGACCGATACGCAGCCTTTAAGGAATTCAGGACTGCCCCCGGTGGCTCGTTCAATGATGTGAGTGATCCGAATCTGTGTGAGGCGCAGGGGGGCGATGGGAGTGGGGGTGAGGGCAGTGGTGGGGCCTCGAGCCTCCAGCAGTCGGATGAGTTTGATGCCCAGTGGTCCAAGGCGAGCTTCAGTGAGGACGGCGCCGCGTCAAGCAGGGAACCTCACTATGATGTGTTCACCGACCTCGATCCACTCGGCACTGGGAAAAACCGCCCGTATGTTGACAAGCGAGACTTTTTCAGTGAGATGCGGAAACCCGTGAGACGAGTGCTGAGGGAGATGGGCGATGGGGAGGTGTCCATCCCATGCTCCCCCAAGACCCAGCCTGGCATCATCCCGCCTGAGGTCTCGGCGCTCGTGTCCTCCACCTCCCTGTACGCTACGACGCCACGTTCCATCGACATGATCGCCGCCAAGCGCGTCTCCTCGGCCAACATCACCCCCGTTCACAGCACCTCCATCACCTCACACTCCTTCACCGAGTCCTTCAGCCCGCCAGACTCCTTTGGCCAGGAGGACTTCCACTTTCACCATGGCTCAGAGAAGGATTTCTACGAGGCATCGCAGTTCCCTTCCTCAGGCTTTGCGGACTTCCCGGCCTTCCCCAGCGACTCCCCGAAGAGCCAACGGTCGGAGATGTCTAGCAGCATACCAGATgaacctcctccccccctcccctgtgGCCCCCTCACTGTGGCTCTCCCCCCTGAGTCATTCCGGGATAGtccacctcccttctcccctccgccAGTCCCTAGACCGACCAGCAGGCGAGCGTCAGGCCCAGGCTCACCCCAGCTGTCCCTAACACACCGCTCTCCCATCACCCACAACCGCAGCAAACTGTTCCTGGCGGCCACCACTTCCCAGAGCCCCAAGACACTCCCCCGCAGCCACAAGTTCAAGAAGCAGGGCAGCTTTGAAAACGAGTGGGAGATCGTGGACATGGAACACCAGCGAGGGTACGCCAGCGGGGACCTCACGCCTCCGACCCCCCCGGAGGTACTGAGCGAGGGAGGGCTGAGTCCGAGGCCTAGACCACGCTCGCACCTCTCCAAACAGCTCAGTGCCAGCTCTGCCACGCTGTCCCTGAGGCCGCAGCAGAGAGGACGTCTCAGTGAGGTGGAGCAGTTTTCGTCCCCTGAGCTAGAGAGTCGACCCTTCCCAGTGGATGAGCTTAGTCTGAGCTGTGAGGAGGCCCCTAAACCACCACCAAGGCCAGCCCACATTGAGCCTCCGCCGCTGCCCCCAAAGAGACAGCCCACTCACGTCACCCTCAGGCCTCCGCCACGCCCACCACCAACAGCCGACGCGCACTACAACTACATCAATGAATATGACTCGTCCCCTGAGGAAGGCACCACGCCCCCCATCCCCATCCCCGCCAGGAAGCCTCGgtactcccactcctcctctcagCCAGCCTTCATCCCCAGCAGAAGCACCAAACCCACCCACCCTGATAACTTCCAATTCCCCAAACCCAGCGTGAGCCCCACCCACGAGGCCTCCGGAGCCGTGCCCAAGACTTCAAGGGAATCGACCCCAAGCAAGTTGTCCACTCCAGGCAAGTCACCCAAGCTCATCCAGAAGCCTCCGTCGGTTGACCTGGCAAACACGAGCCTTGACCAGTTGGCGGCGACTTTGGATGTGCCGGTGGAGCAGTTGGCGAGGATGACGGTGGTGGAGTTAGCCGCTTGTTTGGCCCAGCAGCAGCTTAGACAAGGAGACAAGGAGAGCATGTCCTTTGACGAAGCCCAGACTCAGCCACAGACCCAAGTCCATAAGCCGCCTGAGAAGCCCGCCAGGAGGTCTCGAGGGCCAAGCCGGGAGCAGAGCAAGGAGAGGTTTGCCTTCAGCGAGGACGAGATGTTTGCGGAGTTTGACGCACAGTTCCCGAAGAGTCCCGTTGAGCCCCCAGAGTTCAGCACGGGCGGCCCGGTCACCCATGCTGTTGGGGCCCCAGTCAGTGAAGATCGCTATGCCGTTTTCCGTGAGCTGACTGTCGTGACCAAACAGAAGTCAGTATTTGATGAAAACTTCCTCACGCCGCAGAATTCCATGGAGGAGGAAGTGTCTGAAGTCTCATCTGGGACCTTCAAGGCGAATTTCGATAGCGACATGCGACACGACTCCCTAGAACACAAGTCTTCCCTGAGTGACGATGGTGATGCCGTGGAGCTGGAGAAGGACAAGGACTGGCACCCCCCCAACCACGACCTGGAGTGCGTCACCGTCTTCAGGAGTCCGGAGATCAGCGAGTATGACAACTTTGAGCCGCCCTTCGACGCAAAGTTCGATGACGACTTCTCCGCCGCCACCATGAGTGAGAAGAGCCTTACCCCTGTTAACTCCCCCTCCCACCTGCAGCAGCCACACCCGAGACCCCACCTACACCACACTGATGTCCAGAAGTCTCCGTTCACCGATGACTTCAGTACGATGGGTCACGCTGCCGGTACCTCCTCTCTCCAGTCATCAGGGAGGAGGACGCGGCCGGAGTCGGAAACATCCTTCGCAAGCTTTGATGACAACTTTGTACCTTCAACCTCCGAGGCAGACAAGTTCTCCAGTTTCCAGGAGGTGACTAATGAAGAGACCTCACTGGATGGCTCCCTCAAGTCTCCCTTCACTGACCACTTTTCAGACCCCAAGAGGATGGAACAGGCTGATGACAATGGCTTTGGTGCAGGCTTTGATGACCCCTTCACCAGCGTCGAGCCCAAGCAGCGCAGCTCATCCAGGGGCAGCACAGAGGCCCCAGCGAGGTTCCCTGTCGAGAGCTCCCTCCAGCCTCCCACCGACACCCTGGGAGGCAAAAGGAAGAGTCCATTTGATGATGACTTCACAAACCGCGGCGACAGGTACGAGGTGCTCAAGGAGGTGGAGAGTGAGCGTGAGCCTTCGCTGGAGGGTGAGGTGAGTCGCCTAACCAAGCAAGGGGATGCCAGGAGCTCTCCCTTTGATGACTCCTGGCACGGGTCGCAGCGGAACACGCCATACGATGACCAGAAGTCCATCGGGTCCTTGCACTCCATCCACGAGGAACACAAGAACATTCCACATGAGTCTCCGTTCGATGATGACTTCAGTCAAGACTCCCGTAAGGCTTCCATCGACCATGGCAGGCTCTCACGGTCAGGTTCGGAGCACCGCAAGTCCCCATTCGGCGACAACTTCACGCCACCAACATCCGCCAGGCCACACAGGAGCCGAGGTCCCTCCCGGCTGAGCGTTGGAAGTGAAGGCAGCGACATCAGGCACTCCCCTTTCGAGGACAACTTCAGTTCAATCATCGGGAGTGTGGCTGAGGAGGTGAACTTTGACAGTGCATTCACGAGCTTCCCGACGGAGAGCGAGGAGAGTGACCCCTTCAGCGTGAGGCTCAGCCAGACACAGACGGAGGAGAAGGCCACGGAAGGCGAGCTCCAGTTTGCAGATTTTGAGAACGCATTCCAGAAGGCAGAGGCTGAAGCCAGTGTAGCAgcagaacaacagcaacaggcaCGGTCAAGTAGTGTATCCCAGCACACTCCCGGAAGGTCCCCAGAACTAACCGATGACCCAGCACTTGAAGACGTCTTTCCCGATGACGAGCAGGAGTTCAAGATCACCGCGCGCTTCACCGCCCCCGCCACCCTTCCCGCCCCCGCTGACATGAAGAAGTCCAACTCAGTGAATATCTTCCGCCGTAACAGTGACCCCTTCGCCGACGACTTCTTTAGTGATGAAAAAGAAGCtgaagctgctgctgctgctgctgctgctgctgcggggaagggaggggaaggcgacCCTTTCTGGGAGGAACCGTTTGATAAGTTCAGCTTCCCTAAGGACCagtga